The following nucleotide sequence is from Parus major isolate Abel chromosome 4, Parus_major1.1, whole genome shotgun sequence.
ATAATCTGGAAGATACAGAGGACTCTTCTTTTGATTAGAAGAAATGCCATTTAATTAGACAGGTTCTATGACTCAGAAGGCTAGTCAAACCCTTCTGAGCTCTTACAGCTCTGTTCTGGTCAGAAtttatatggaaataattttcttccttgtgcaGTAAAGTTTCATTACAAGATCACCAGGTGAATTTAAATCTAATGGATACTAAatagaaaatgaacaaaatatgaaaaagccCAAGATTCATTAGAAACTTAATGACAGAACAGGTAGAATCATTGAAAATTAGTTTCAGTGTTGATATCCTAATCTAAATGACCAAAAGTTATGGGGTGGagtatataaattattaaatgtgtGAGTTCTTCTGaaagtatttggaaaaatactttgaatCCATGGGCAGTGTCTCCTCTATACCTtggcttttctctgtttttttctctgattagGTTGGTACTGACTTATTTTGTGTGTTCTTTCTCATTTATGTTTCTATAGCCTGgtgttccttctttctttatAAGACGAAATGACAGAATTCTGTGTGATTGACTGGTATAATAAAAACTGGCAAGAAATGTAAAAGAAAGAAGTGgtatattatgtatttttgcTGCATataactataaatattttacattgtAATTAAGCTCAGTGATCAATTACTAACACAGAGAGGCTTATGTACAATTTGTCATATGTAATGTATTTTATGAATGttgaagaaatgcaaaattaatcagaaaagagaaagtgatTGGAAATTTTCATCAATAATAGATAAAAGTTGGTACCTTTTTGAACatacttatttttatgtaagataatattattacttttaaataaaagtcttTATTTAGAGCGATTATTAGACATAGCTGTTCTGcagaaatgaatgcagaaaaaaattcatgagTTAAAAACACCGACTGTTTGCTCACTATGAAGTCAGATGTTTTTTAAGCCTTGCTTGCTTAGCCTTCAGTTGAAGATGCAAGTCCTGTCAAAATGATTGTAATTTGCAGTGTTCAATTTGCCTTTGCAGATAGAATGATGCAAAACGCTCTTCTTTGGTGGAGCAGCTTATACGTCAGACTGATGTTTGTCTTCTGGCCGTGGGCATCAGCTGGAAAGCAATGTCATATCCAAAATGAAATGGCTGACTGCAGTCACCTAAAGCTGACTCAAATTCCCTCTGATCTTCCAAACAATATAACGAGTTTAGACATTTCTCATAATCAGCTAAGACAGCTAGGTCCTGCAAATCTGACCAAGTACAGCCAGCTGGTTTACTTGAATGCAGGCTACAACAGCATCTCTAAACTGCAACCAGAATTGTGCCAAAATGTGCCCCTCTTGCAGACTCTGAAGTTAGAACATAATGAATTGCACAAGTTCCCTGACAGAGTCTTTGCTTCCTGCACCAACCTGACCGAGCTCAATCTAGGATACAACAGACTAAGTATAAAAAATGATCCTTTTAAAACCCTGAAGGTAAGAgttagaaatgcatttttttgcGTAAATTATAAATGGGGAATTCACTGTATTTTCCAGTGTGTGTATATAACTGCTGCATTGGTATCTCAAAATACCCAACATATAATCAATCTTTCACTGAAAGATTCAATTTTTGCTGAAGAAGAGGCCTTGTGGCTTCTTCTGTTATAGCACATTGGAGTCTCAGTCATCTTTGTGAGTTAATGCTCTCCattcctttttctgtgattGCATCCCTTTGAAGCATCTCTCCATGCGGGATATGTGCTgagtgaacagcagcagcaggtgatgAGAATAACAGCGAGTTATTCCACTCGATGGAGTGGAATCTGAGCTGCCTGGATAGCTGGTAGCCTAAAGTCTCGAGGTCCAGGTTTAAATATTCAAACCACAAGGCCAGTGCTTAGTCTGAATGTAGTGTCTCTCAGGACTTTAAGAActgagaaagaatgaaaatgcttttactgTACCTTTGCTTTCCCTGGTAGTTTACAGGTGGTTAAATATTCTTGTCTGTAGCAGAGATTGGGACACCAccacagaaagcaggaaaggatTATTTCAGTCTTTGCACCAGGCGGGAGTCATGTAAAAAGAAGAACCTAAggacaaaaaaagtaaataaaatgtgtggCTACTAATTGTCACTCAGTGTTCTAATGAGTGTGCATGTGGTTTTGAGTAGGTCTGAACTTTTCTGCTAAACTCAGTATTCCAGTTCAGTTACATAAAGTGTACTGTACTTGCACTGTAGGACTGCTGACACAACAAAATACAAGTAAGTACAGCCAGCTTCCATGCTGGGAACTTCACCTTTGTCATTCCATTATGGGGCTGGACCACGCTGAAAAAGCATGGAATGCAATGTTTAATACTGCAATAGTTGTAGGCTTTTGCATATAACACTTTATCTGAGGTAAAAGGGCCTTCAGTGAATTAAGGAACTTTATCTACTTTGGTTTGTAGTAGATATTTTATCAGGTTAATACCATTAATACCATGAAAGTTATTGGTGTGAAAGATGCAGAATACTTCTTCCAGCAGGAGCTTGAAAGCTGCCATTTCTCTATTACAAATTCATTTAAAGTGTAGTATTTCAACTAATTTCTAATCAATTACActctaattaaatatttctaattttttttgtgtattacataaaattaaaaaaataataattctataatttttttcttgcaactTCTCTCCAGAACTTGAATATTTTGGACCTATCCCATAACTCCTTGAAGTCAGCCAGTTTAGGATTGGAGCAACAGTTGGAGAAACTCCATGAGCTCATGTTGGGTAGCAACCAAATCACTGAGTTGAAAAAAGAAGACTTCAAATTTCTTAGAAACACCTCATTGAATAGTCTTGATTTGTCATCAAATCCACTAAAAGAGGTAGGAAGCATTTCAACAGAAATTCAACAGGTGTAAGTGTAAAATGGAACCATCCTGATTTATCCTTTATGGGTTTATGGCATTTACATTACAATTTTGATCTGCTGAGGTCCAAAACCCATTCTATTCTATGCAGCATCATTCCTGACCTCCAGCAGTGATTTACAGAGTTATTGTTTTGCCACTGAAATCAGCACAGGCTGGTTTCACAGCTTGTTCCATGTAGATCAGAGATCAATCAAGACCTAATTTGAGATGCTCTAAGAATCTTTACCATGTATTTTCGGTGCAGAACTTTTTTTGATGTGCTGAAGATGAAGGGCTGACACACTTTCTAAGTGGGTAAGAAGTGTGGTACTATGCAAGTCTGGTTATACAATCTAGGTTTCACTTCCCAGTTAATCAGAGAGTGTTCACTTGTGGCTATTATTTCAATGGGAAtcccagagaaataaaaatttcagaaacatatgctcctttaaaaaaaaacccacatgggCGCTTTGTCTTCCATCTACCTCACTGTGCTCTCTGACCTGTTTCTCAGTGTCATGATTCTTTGAAGAGTGATGGTAAGTGTGGCAATTCTAAACTGGTTGATCCTCAGCATACAAATACTGAATATGCACTGAATTTCCTtggtttgcttggtttttgtttgtttcttttgctttgtttcccagTTGACTGAtctctaaaaatatatatacattgAACCTACAAGAATTTTAAGGTGGTATAAGTTTTTATCAATGCTAAGAGTGAAACCCACCATCCTCTTTTGCTTGGCTGCTTCATCCCTCCCTCTTTCTGATACCAGGTTTTATGACCTGGATCACTGGGGAAACTCTCCAGGTGTTTTGGCTTGGTTAGCTTGAAGTCACACTGGTTCCCTACCTGGTCCACTGTGTGACAGCATGTAGGGCTATTCCGGCACAAGGAATAGCTTTCTGACATCATTCTGAAAAACTGAGTATTTAATCCCTCAGCAGATATCTTAATCAAGATGAGGGGCCAGCACTATGATAAAAGCTTGTGATCCATATTGTGAAAGCAAGTGTGTAGTATTAGATTTCATAGTAGCTTCTCCTTACACAGAGAAACTGGGTTTCTTCTTGTCTGCCTGCAAACCTAATAACTAGTAAATTAGTATGCCTAGCAGATAccaatagaagaaaaatgaagaaagatataaaaaaatttattatacTTCTAGAAAAGGAGTTTTGGTTGTTGGATGCAAACTTGCATCTCAATAATCACCCTTCTATCTTCTTCTAAAATAATACTACTCAGATTTATGATAATCATGTTATAAATGATAAAACTACTGTCACAAGAGGTCTAAACTCAAAAAAGTGTCTGAATTTGGATGTGAAGTAATCTGGATGTAGGAGTTCTATTCTGCTTGAAAATCTCATTTGAAAACCTTTacaagtttttgttttattggttAACTTTCTACATAATCTCTTTGTTTAGgtcaagacttttttttcttgttctttcagtTTCATACGGGATGTTTCCATACAATTGGAAATCTGTTTGGCCTCATACTGAACAATGTTGAACTTGGTGAAAATCGCACAAATAAACTTTGTACAGAATTATCAAACACAGCAATTCAAAACCTCTCATTGAGCCACGTGAAACTTTCCTACATTGGCAAGTCAACTTTCCAGGGACTGCAAGGAACAAATCTTACAATTTTAAACCTTTCTCAAAATTCTCTCTCTGTCATAGAAAATGACTCATTTCAGTGGCTTTCAAGTTTACAGTACTTAAACCTGAagcttaataaaattaatatatcttCACGTTTATTTTATGGATTATCCAGCCTCAAATATTTGAATCTCATAAACTCACTTACTGGGAAaattgaagatttttcttttcattggcTATACCACCTGGAGTACCTTATAATGGATTATAACAATTTTCCAGGAATTACTGCTAATATGTTCACAGGTCTGAACAACCTGAAATATCTGAGCCTCTGCAACTGCAACATAAACTTACAAAGAATAactaataaaacattttcatcacTTGCTAATTCTAGCTTACAGGTTCTCAACCTCACGAAAACCAGAATCTCTACAATAGAAAGTGGGGCATTTTCTTCCCTGGGACACCTGAAAATTCTTCATCTTGGTCTCAATGAAATTAATCAACAGCTTACAGGCCATGAGTTTAAAGGTCTCGATAACTTACAAGACATTTACCTTTCCTATAATAAAAACTTGACTTTGCAAAGTGAATCATTCATTTTTGTTCCAAGTCTTAGAAAACTGATGCTGAGGAAGGTAGGCTGCAGTAATCTGGCACTTTCTCCCTCACCTTTTCATCCTTTACGAAACCTGACTATCTTGGACATCAGCAATAACAACATAGCAAACATAAAAGAAGACTTGTTTGATGGACTTGACAAACTTGACATGCTGGATTTGCAACACAATAATTTAGCCCGGCTTTGGAAACATGCAAATCCGGGTGGccctgttctttttttaaaaggtctTCCCAATTTGcaaattcttaatttaaaatcaaatgggCTTGATGAAATTCCAGTTCAGGTTTTCAAGGGtctgtttaaattaaaactctTGGATTTAGGATCGAATAATTTGAATTTGCTTCCAGCAACTCTGTTTGATGACCAAGCCTCTCTGAATTCATTGAaccttcagaaaaatctgataACCTCAGttgaagaaaaagtatttgGCTCACCTTTCAGGAGCTTGAGAAAACTAGAGATGGATTCCAATCCCTTTGACTGTACCTGTGAAAGCATTGCTTGGTTTGCTGATTGGCTTAATGAGACCCAAGCAGATATACCTGGACTGAGGTCCCAGTACATTTGCAACACCCCACCTAAATATCATGGTAGtctggttttgtattttgatAGCTCAGCTTGCAAAGACAGTGCACCatttaaacttctttttgtGATCTCTACCACTATTGTGACACTGCTCATTTTTATCGTCCTTACCATCCATTTTGAAGGGTGGAGGATAGCTTTCTACTGGAATATTTTAGTCAATCGAATGCTTGGTTTTAAAGAATTTGAGAGACAACAGGAACGGTATGATTACGATGCCTACATTATTCATGCAAGAGAGGACAAGAACTGGGTGTCTAAAAATTTCAtgtctctggaaaaaaataaccacttTGAAATTAAGTTTTGCTTAGAAGAACGGGACTTTGAAGCAGGTGTATCTGAATTTGAAGCCACAATTAACAGCATAAAAATGAGCAGGAAGACTATTTTTGTTGTGACTGAACACCTCTTACAGGATCCCTGGTGTAAAAAGTGAGTAGGatataaaattttatctgtAAGGGGAAAAATTTCTTAAGAGATATTTtaacaagaatatttttattgtaatataataaaaacataacatCTAATGGAAAATACCCATGCAAAATCTACTTCAATATATTTACCTAATATACTGTAACTTCAGTTTAATTCCTAAGTTAATAAAGTTAATTGTTTCACACATATGGTAGTGTACATTTGAATATCTAAGTCAATGTTTTAGGCATtttcttgggtgtttttttgtgatttgtttgtttggttttttttggttttgttgtttttggggagtttttttggttggttggttggtttctttttgttttcagggtttttctGGGGGGAAAGtcttttatttagttttgtttggttggaGTTTTTTACCAAAAGTCAGGCTGTCACCTTTGCAGATTGCTTCCCTTAAAATGACACATTTGAAGAAGAGCAACAATGAGTGAGACCACTAGCATTGAAAGATgatttttgtttgcctttaaATTAGTCTTTTCACCATTCTTATATAGTGGTCTCATAAAGAAAGGGATAGTGCTAAACAAGGCTATATCAAGACAGTGCACTTAGGTTGTATTTCTAGAgcattaatttacttttttttgttagagGCAACTAATTTAAGAAAAGTAATAACTATTGTATATCACAAAATAGACATTAAGCCCCCTGTGAAGAACTGTatgtctttcctttttctttcacataaaagaaaacactgatttttgtcttatttttgcttcagtttcAAGGTGTATCATGCTCTTCAGCAAGCTGTTGAACAAAGTCGGGACTCCATCATACTGATCTTTCTTGATGATATCCAAGATTACAAGTTGTATCATGCACTTCACCTAAGAAGAGGAATGTTCAGATCTCGCTGCATCTTGAACTGGCCAGCCCAGAGAGAACGAGTCAGTGCATTTCACCAGCAATTAGTGATGGCACTTAAATCTAAAAGTAAAATGCGCTGATTTTTGAACTATGGATTTGAATGACAGGGTcattttaatgtgtattttctaCCACTGGAAAACTTGCAAGCCTTCATGAAGGTCTGAAAAAGTTCGTCATCCTGTAAATTTATTTAAGAGtcactgtaatttaaatttatctgtttatattcatatttttgcTGATATTTTAATTCAGCTGCACTGAAGTGATGTTAAAAGGGATCATAGTGGATAGTCATTTCAATCAGTGTATTAAAAATGTGGTAGGAGTTCTGAAAATCAGTGAGAATCACTGATGTTGTAGGAAATGGTGTAGGGTAGAAAGACAGACTCTCTAAGGGGATatccaaaagaaaatgcattaatgatgaaacagaaaatccttTGTTGAAGGTAGACAAAGAAGAGTGGACACTACTTCTTGCTTTTGAAACATGGGGGATTCAGTGCTCAAACTGGAAAGTTTTCCTTGAGAAACACAGTaacacagaaaattacttctgtaaTTCAAAGTAAGAAATATATCAGTTTCAAAGTGAGTTTTAAAACCTTTATGCCTTCTGGAGGGACTAATACTGGTTGCTATCAAAAAGTGGCTTTCAGGCTGATGAGTCAAATGATTTAATAGATTTggtatcaggaaaaaaattgttttgctcttctctggTGACATTCAGAGAGCTGGCATTAATACTGAGAGACATTAATACTGAGAGATGTCACCTTGATTCTTAGAATGCACACAGAACTGTATGTGGGCCTGTACACAGAACTTGAAATCGATGTGAAGCTtggccacagcacagctgctgcacctgtataaaattaataaaagcacAGATATGTTTATAGTATAACCAgaagatgacttttttttttgtggagaaagTTGTGCTACTGCAATTTCATTACCAAAAATTTTGTTACTggtgaaaaaacaacaaaaacaaatagTTTTAAATACTATCAGGAACATTATTGCGACTACAGTTAGAGGtagagtgggaaaaaaattcaaaactagATTAATTTaaggttttttgtttccttttataCAGTTTTGCCTTTGAtagctaaaagaaaaattgtaaagaAATCAGATAGAATTCTATAGTTTAGTTTCTTGCATATTAATCTAATTTGATCTTTTTCCTGAACATATTTTATGGAAATGTGGGCTAGATGGCGACTGCCAGGTTATTAATGCTCAAACATATGGGCTAGCTGCTTGATCTGGAGAGAGAGTAAAATGTGCTTTGCAAGTGTGTTAGTAATGTTTAACACTGACTAAAATGCTGTGGTGAGTCTGAGCACAAGTTGTTGTAAATTAGACACAAGGCTGttgtttgtatatttttgttaatatttaattgctGCTTCAAGgacttttaaaaactttgtcAGCTTTTAGTAGGTCTGTGATCCTTCAATAgctcaggaatatttttaaactgatttttcccCTAGCATTTCCCTCATCAACTTCAATACCAGTATTGCTACAAGAATGCTCTTTTGCTGTATTGGAAAACAGTTCTATACTTaacattttaaacagcttttctcaTTATTTGGTATATGTATAGATGAAAAACATCGGCTTTTAATAGGTTTCCTATGTCCCATGATGCTAAAAACCTAAACAAGACAAATAATTAgtgaaaaaaggtttttcttgcACTGAAATAGTGAAGGGGTGTCTTCACTTGCTTGGGAAGTCCTGAATGAAAACTAAACAGGCTTTGTTTACAGCTAAAGTGATAGATGATGATGCCCTAATTACAGTAATAGGATTATCCCCATTGTGATGCTTTCATCTCATCTTTCTGAACTATTCAGGTGAAGTGACAAATTCTTTCTTCATGCTTAGGCCATGAAAGTTGAGGAGGCAAGTTGGTAATTATGGTGTGCCAGGTATGCACCATGTCAATTGTTCCTTGTCTTATTTAAAGACTAACATGTGACAGGGCTCCTATCCTAAATCTGCAATGACACATAGCAGCAGAATTTCTCTTTCCACATAAATATAAGTTGTTTAGAAAATGCTAGTAGTCCACATGGGTATTAAAAATGACATAAAGATGAAGAGAATGCAtggagaaatgctgcagtgaaATGTGATACAAGAGGTCAGACTAGATGATCAAATGGTCTTTTCTGACCCTTAGAGCCTGACAAATGACAGCATGTCTAAATTCCTAAagctttttctatttattaCAAAAGTCCCCAAAATTGGTTTCAGAACAGCgaaaaaaatgttatgaaagCTTAATTTTGTAATACAGCTAGCAATACAAACAAGAAGTACTTGGTGATGGTtgaaaaatccctttaaatTATAAACATATGATGAATATACTCTAAACAGTTATTTTAGTACCTAGATTcagcttaaaataatttaccaCAGTAAAAGACATTATAAAGGTTCACAATGAGAATAAGACTAATGtataaaaaaagacacaaaagtAATAATCAGAGGGCCAGTGGTAATCATCATTTATACCAGACCTAAAATTTTCCTATaaattttccctgtttttctgaaagttaCCTACTTATGCTCTGCTCCTGTAGATTTGTTTGACAATTTAATTGAGagtaaataaatgcatttactATGGCTAAGAGTTGTAAGTGCTTTTGGGATTTATAGTCTATGTCTGAGCTGGGCAGTCTCTTTGCAGTGGGCAGCATCAGATTAAATTATGCTGAATTGTTGATGATTTGAAcaacaaataaatcaaaagtaGTTCCAAACTTGTAATATCAAAAATTTTATGTAGAGGAGCCATTTGTattgaaagcaaaatatgtaAAGGACTTGAGTGAGGCAGAATGCTCAAGTCTGGAGATTTGGAGTGGAACCTGATTGTTTCTGCAGATCTTGAATGACAAGGTGTTATGGTTTAGGAATAGTATTCCCCAGTTTAGTGTTCTCAATCATGTGCTGTTTGCTcactcctccctcccccagcaggctggagagcagaacTGGAGGCGCAAAAGGTAAAGATCACGGGTTGAGGTAAGAACAATTTACTtgaaaaaacaatgaaacaaaaaccaaacagtaaCATGaacaatattaatttaataaaagagTGTACAAGAGAGATGGTCGATTCACATGTGAGTTCTTACCACATGGAACAGGACCAGAAAGGATCCCTGCCCCTTGTGCTCCTTGTGAGTTGATAAAGAATAACCTCAGGATCCTAGCCATGCCCCTCCTTGCTACTGCAAACATTAACCTTGTCCTGACCAGAACCAGCACTCAGGGAGTAATGAGCAAGTTTCAGACAGTAATGTTCATACATAGAGCTGAGACAAATATACTACCCACAAATTAGCTCAATTACACTACCTTCACTGCGGCTCAGTCAGGGCTTTCTACCATGGTAGGAACAAACCCAGATTGTGCTGCTTTTAGATTTATGTCCATCTATTCCATGAGGTTTTGTCAGAACacatttattcaattttttaagaaaaaggcCAGGAATATCCCAGTATCAAATCTCAGTCCTCTACTTGGTGTTCTGTGCACTCTATCTATCAGCTCACTGTACCCCTTGATGTACTAGGAAGACAAAGtagggaaaaaattcctcaCTTTGTACCCTTGGTTGTTATGAACCACCAGCAGCCAACTTAAAATCAATAGTACAACTAGTTGCTTGATGTGTGATCCTGGGTCTCATACATATAAAGCAACTGGTCTAACTTTCAGCC
It contains:
- the TLR3 gene encoding toll-like receptor 3, with protein sequence MMQNALLWWSSLYVRLMFVFWPWASAGKQCHIQNEMADCSHLKLTQIPSDLPNNITSLDISHNQLRQLGPANLTKYSQLVYLNAGYNSISKLQPELCQNVPLLQTLKLEHNELHKFPDRVFASCTNLTELNLGYNRLSIKNDPFKTLKNLNILDLSHNSLKSASLGLEQQLEKLHELMLGSNQITELKKEDFKFLRNTSLNSLDLSSNPLKEFHTGCFHTIGNLFGLILNNVELGENRTNKLCTELSNTAIQNLSLSHVKLSYIGKSTFQGLQGTNLTILNLSQNSLSVIENDSFQWLSSLQYLNLKLNKINISSRLFYGLSSLKYLNLINSLTGKIEDFSFHWLYHLEYLIMDYNNFPGITANMFTGLNNLKYLSLCNCNINLQRITNKTFSSLANSSLQVLNLTKTRISTIESGAFSSLGHLKILHLGLNEINQQLTGHEFKGLDNLQDIYLSYNKNLTLQSESFIFVPSLRKLMLRKVGCSNLALSPSPFHPLRNLTILDISNNNIANIKEDLFDGLDKLDMLDLQHNNLARLWKHANPGGPVLFLKGLPNLQILNLKSNGLDEIPVQVFKGLFKLKLLDLGSNNLNLLPATLFDDQASLNSLNLQKNLITSVEEKVFGSPFRSLRKLEMDSNPFDCTCESIAWFADWLNETQADIPGLRSQYICNTPPKYHGSLVLYFDSSACKDSAPFKLLFVISTTIVTLLIFIVLTIHFEGWRIAFYWNILVNRMLGFKEFERQQERYDYDAYIIHAREDKNWVSKNFMSLEKNNHFEIKFCLEERDFEAGVSEFEATINSIKMSRKTIFVVTEHLLQDPWCKNFKVYHALQQAVEQSRDSIILIFLDDIQDYKLYHALHLRRGMFRSRCILNWPAQRERVSAFHQQLVMALKSKSKMR